A genomic segment from Flammeovirga pectinis encodes:
- a CDS encoding endonuclease/exonuclease/phosphatase family protein — protein sequence MTKIQFFLIFCLFTISKNVNAQKENYKVYSIGFYNLENLFDTLDTPGKNDEEFLPSGSYKWTGKRYLEKQERMATVIAKIGAELAKAPPTVIGFSEIENKSVLEDLINQDALKEFNYGICHIESPDKRGVDVGLIYRKDQVTIDKVSSRDLRIKETYAGNNWEFASRNQLIVEAELAGEKCAFMVNHWPSRRAQSSYREAAGTLNRSIIDSLRTIDPNIHCITMGDLNDDPTNKSVTKALGAIGNSDKLSSKNILYNPFNKMYKKGLGTLAYRDSWNLFDQIIISKELKLNKEGLFFYRAEICNFSELKNKEGRYKGYPHRTYSGGNYSGGYSDHFPVVIYLIKQI from the coding sequence AAGATTCAATTTTTTCTCATTTTTTGTTTATTTACAATTAGCAAAAATGTGAATGCTCAAAAAGAAAATTACAAAGTTTATAGTATCGGATTCTATAACTTAGAAAACCTTTTTGATACACTAGACACTCCTGGTAAGAACGATGAAGAGTTTCTTCCTAGTGGTTCTTATAAGTGGACCGGAAAACGTTACTTAGAGAAACAAGAAAGAATGGCAACAGTAATTGCCAAAATTGGAGCTGAACTAGCAAAAGCGCCTCCTACAGTAATAGGTTTTAGTGAAATTGAAAATAAAAGTGTTTTAGAAGATCTGATTAATCAGGATGCTTTAAAGGAGTTTAATTATGGAATTTGCCATATAGAATCTCCAGATAAAAGAGGGGTTGATGTGGGACTAATCTATAGAAAAGATCAGGTAACAATTGATAAAGTATCTAGCAGAGATCTTAGAATAAAAGAAACGTACGCTGGTAATAATTGGGAATTTGCTTCAAGAAACCAATTAATTGTTGAAGCAGAGTTAGCAGGAGAAAAATGTGCTTTTATGGTCAATCACTGGCCGTCAAGAAGAGCTCAATCGTCTTACAGAGAAGCAGCAGGAACATTAAATAGATCAATTATTGATTCTTTAAGAACTATCGACCCTAACATTCATTGTATCACAATGGGCGATTTAAATGATGATCCTACCAATAAAAGTGTAACCAAGGCATTAGGAGCTATTGGAAATTCAGATAAGTTATCATCAAAAAACATCCTATACAATCCTTTTAATAAGATGTATAAAAAAGGGTTAGGAACATTAGCATACAGAGATAGTTGGAACCTGTTTGATCAAATAATAATTTCAAAAGAACTCAAATTAAACAAAGAAGGTCTATTCTTTTATAGAGCTGAAATCTGTAATTTCTCAGAATTAAAAAATAAAGAAGGCAGGTACAAAGGGTATCCGCATAGAACATATTCAGGTGGCAATTACTCCGGAGGTTATTCGGATCACTTCCCTGTCGTTATCTATCTAATTAAACAAATCTAA